A part of Acipenser ruthenus chromosome 12, fAciRut3.2 maternal haplotype, whole genome shotgun sequence genomic DNA contains:
- the LOC117417125 gene encoding myelin-associated neurite-outgrowth inhibitor isoform X3, which translates to MNPVYSPAPSGVPYANPKGIGYPAGFPMGYAAAPGYSPNMYPGANAAFQTGFAPGTPYKVSCSPTTGAVPPYSSSPNPYQTAMYPLRSAYPPQNPYAQQGAYYTQPLYAAPPHVIHHTTVVQPNGMPAAMYAPPIPQHRANGVAMGMVAGTTMAMSAGMSTLLTTHSPSPVAPHQVTMPTYRPPGTPTYSYVPPQW; encoded by the exons ATGAACCCTGTTTACAGCCCAGCACCTTCAGGGGTCCCCTATGCAAATCCAAAAGGAATTGGATATCCAG ctgGTTTCCCAATGGGCTATGCAGCTGCACCTGGCTACTCTCCTAATATGTACCCCGGTGCAAACGCAGCCTTTCAGACAG GGTTTGCCCCTGGCACACCGTATAAAGTCTCCTGCTCTCCCACTACTGGGGCAGTGCCACCATACTCCTCATCACCAAACCCCTACCAGACAGCAATGTACCCGCTCCGAAGTGCCTATCCACCACAGAACCCATACGCACAG CAAGGTGCCTACTACACACAACCTCTGTATGCAGCACCACCCCATGTAATTCACCACACCACAGTCGTTCAGCCCAATGGTATGCCTGCGGCCATGTATGCTCCTCCTATCCCACAACATAGAGCTAATGGTGTTGCCATGGGCATGGTAGCTGGGACCACTATGGCAATGTCAGCTGGTATGA GCACTTTGTTGACAACCCATTCCCCATCTCCTGTAGCTCCTCATCAAGTTACGATGCCCACATACAGGCCTCCAGGGACACCTACTTATAGCTACGTGCCCCCGCAGTGGTGA
- the LOC117417125 gene encoding myelin-associated neurite-outgrowth inhibitor isoform X1 gives MRRCCKTSDTMNPVYSPAPSGVPYANPKGIGYPAGFPMGYAAAPGYSPNMYPGANAAFQTGFAPGTPYKVSCSPTTGAVPPYSSSPNPYQTAMYPLRSAYPPQNPYAQQGAYYTQPLYAAPPHVIHHTTVVQPNGMPAAMYAPPIPQHRANGVAMGMVAGTTMAMSAGMSTLLTTHSPSPVAPHQVTMPTYRPPGTPTYSYVPPQW, from the exons AACATCTGATACCATGAACCCTGTTTACAGCCCAGCACCTTCAGGGGTCCCCTATGCAAATCCAAAAGGAATTGGATATCCAG ctgGTTTCCCAATGGGCTATGCAGCTGCACCTGGCTACTCTCCTAATATGTACCCCGGTGCAAACGCAGCCTTTCAGACAG GGTTTGCCCCTGGCACACCGTATAAAGTCTCCTGCTCTCCCACTACTGGGGCAGTGCCACCATACTCCTCATCACCAAACCCCTACCAGACAGCAATGTACCCGCTCCGAAGTGCCTATCCACCACAGAACCCATACGCACAG CAAGGTGCCTACTACACACAACCTCTGTATGCAGCACCACCCCATGTAATTCACCACACCACAGTCGTTCAGCCCAATGGTATGCCTGCGGCCATGTATGCTCCTCCTATCCCACAACATAGAGCTAATGGTGTTGCCATGGGCATGGTAGCTGGGACCACTATGGCAATGTCAGCTGGTATGA GCACTTTGTTGACAACCCATTCCCCATCTCCTGTAGCTCCTCATCAAGTTACGATGCCCACATACAGGCCTCCAGGGACACCTACTTATAGCTACGTGCCCCCGCAGTGGTGA
- the LOC117417125 gene encoding myelin-associated neurite-outgrowth inhibitor isoform X2 produces MRRCCKTSDTMNPVYSPAPSGVPYANPKGIGYPAGFPMGYAAAPGYSPNMYPGANAAFQTGFAPGTPYKVSCSPTTGAVPPYSSSPNPYQTAMYPLRSAYPPQNPYAQQGAYYTQPLYAAPPHVIHHTTVVQPNGMPAAMYAPPIPQHRANGVAMGMVAGTTMAMSAGTLLTTHSPSPVAPHQVTMPTYRPPGTPTYSYVPPQW; encoded by the exons AACATCTGATACCATGAACCCTGTTTACAGCCCAGCACCTTCAGGGGTCCCCTATGCAAATCCAAAAGGAATTGGATATCCAG ctgGTTTCCCAATGGGCTATGCAGCTGCACCTGGCTACTCTCCTAATATGTACCCCGGTGCAAACGCAGCCTTTCAGACAG GGTTTGCCCCTGGCACACCGTATAAAGTCTCCTGCTCTCCCACTACTGGGGCAGTGCCACCATACTCCTCATCACCAAACCCCTACCAGACAGCAATGTACCCGCTCCGAAGTGCCTATCCACCACAGAACCCATACGCACAG CAAGGTGCCTACTACACACAACCTCTGTATGCAGCACCACCCCATGTAATTCACCACACCACAGTCGTTCAGCCCAATGGTATGCCTGCGGCCATGTATGCTCCTCCTATCCCACAACATAGAGCTAATGGTGTTGCCATGGGCATGGTAGCTGGGACCACTATGGCAATGTCAGCTG GCACTTTGTTGACAACCCATTCCCCATCTCCTGTAGCTCCTCATCAAGTTACGATGCCCACATACAGGCCTCCAGGGACACCTACTTATAGCTACGTGCCCCCGCAGTGGTGA